In the Clostridium beijerinckii genome, one interval contains:
- a CDS encoding cold-shock protein codes for MAKVTGVVKWFDTERGYGFISCDKGDDVFVHHSQIKDKGPDKDLHEDESVTFDIESGEKGPMATNVQRL; via the coding sequence ATGGCTAAAGTTACTGGCGTAGTTAAATGGTTTGATACAGAAAGAGGCTATGGATTTATATCTTGTGACAAAGGAGATGATGTTTTTGTACATCATTCACAAATTAAAGATAAAGGGCCTGATAAAGATCTGCATGAAGATGAAAGTGTTACCTTCGACATTGAAAGTGGCGAAAAGGGACCTATGGCTACAAATGTTCAAAGATTATAA
- a CDS encoding L-lactate dehydrogenase: protein MSIKTRKIVIVGSGNVGSHCAFSLAIQGICDEIVMIDKIENKANAEAVDLSDTISYLPHYVKSKKGTFKDCEDADIVVVSLGVPPEDNKSRLDYLEDTINEVNTIIDPILESGFNGIFIVISNPVDVIAHYIWKKTGFPKNKVFGTGTTLDSSRLRRILSDEAGIDQKSIQAYCMGEHGDSQMVPWSHVYFGGKPLFDLMKEKPETYGNLNLDELASRTANAAYEIIAGKGCTEFGIGVGLSEIVKVILHDEKRILPASTLLEGQYGEENVFASVPVILGKNGVEEIVEINLTEKEKSQFNHTCGILREYIEKANTL, encoded by the coding sequence ATGAGTATAAAAACTAGGAAAATAGTAATAGTTGGAAGTGGAAATGTAGGTTCACATTGTGCATTTTCTCTAGCAATACAGGGTATATGTGATGAAATTGTAATGATTGATAAAATAGAAAATAAAGCAAATGCAGAAGCAGTTGATTTAAGTGATACAATTTCATATTTACCTCATTATGTAAAGAGTAAAAAAGGAACTTTTAAAGATTGCGAAGATGCAGATATTGTAGTAGTAAGTCTTGGAGTTCCACCAGAGGATAATAAATCACGTTTAGATTACTTAGAAGATACAATAAACGAAGTAAATACTATAATAGATCCAATACTAGAATCAGGATTTAATGGTATATTTATAGTTATATCAAATCCAGTAGACGTAATAGCTCATTATATATGGAAAAAAACAGGTTTTCCGAAAAACAAAGTGTTTGGAACTGGAACAACGTTAGATTCATCAAGGCTTAGAAGAATATTATCAGATGAAGCAGGCATAGATCAAAAATCTATACAAGCATATTGCATGGGAGAACATGGGGATTCACAAATGGTACCATGGTCACATGTGTATTTTGGTGGAAAACCATTATTTGATTTGATGAAGGAAAAACCAGAAACTTATGGAAATCTTAATTTAGATGAGTTAGCTAGTAGAACAGCAAATGCAGCATATGAGATAATAGCTGGAAAAGGATGTACAGAGTTTGGAATAGGCGTAGGTTTAAGTGAAATAGTTAAAGTAATACTTCATGATGAAAAGAGAATACTTCCTGCATCTACATTATTAGAAGGACAATATGGTGAAGAAAATGTTTTTGCAAGTGTACCTGTTATATTAGGCAAAAATGGAGTAGAAGAAATTGTTGAAATAAACTTAACGGAAAAAGAAAAATCACAATTTAATCATACATGTGGAATTTTAAGAGAATATATAGAGAAAGCCAATACACTTTAA
- a CDS encoding ABC transporter substrate-binding protein, producing MVGKRKLAMLLCTVLVGGVLSGCGQDTTGSSKEKTTSSEVKNIGIIQLVQHDALDLTNKGFIDGLKEKGYEEGKNIKIEQQNAQGDQSNAQTISKQFTDSKKDLIFAIATPAVQAAYNFTKDIPIVCSAVVDPVKAGVAKDWKSSGTNVTGTSNKTPVDKQMELLVKLIPNAKTVGVIYNSSETNAVIQVNEFKAEAEKHGITVKEIAVTNTNEINQNLSSALGEIDALYTPTDNTVASSYTLVGKLCLEKNIPVIGAEDAAISKGALATLGIDYYELGKEAGFEAAEIFEGKKPSEIEITKLSEIKVVINTDVAKKLNIKIPSDIEANAEKATGGIVE from the coding sequence ATGGTAGGAAAAAGAAAATTGGCAATGTTATTATGTACAGTTTTAGTAGGTGGAGTGCTTTCGGGATGTGGACAAGATACAACAGGTTCTAGTAAAGAGAAAACTACTTCATCAGAAGTAAAAAATATTGGAATTATACAATTAGTACAACATGACGCATTAGATTTAACTAATAAAGGTTTTATTGATGGACTGAAAGAAAAAGGATATGAAGAAGGAAAAAACATAAAAATTGAGCAGCAAAATGCTCAAGGTGATCAATCAAATGCACAAACCATATCTAAACAATTTACAGATAGTAAGAAGGATTTAATCTTTGCAATTGCAACACCAGCAGTTCAAGCGGCGTACAATTTTACTAAAGATATACCAATAGTATGTTCTGCAGTAGTAGATCCAGTAAAAGCAGGAGTTGCAAAGGATTGGAAGAGTTCAGGTACTAATGTTACAGGTACATCAAATAAGACTCCAGTAGATAAACAAATGGAATTATTAGTAAAGTTAATTCCAAATGCTAAAACTGTAGGGGTAATTTATAATTCATCAGAAACTAATGCTGTAATTCAAGTTAATGAATTTAAGGCTGAAGCAGAAAAACATGGAATTACAGTAAAGGAAATAGCAGTCACTAATACAAATGAAATAAATCAAAACTTATCAAGTGCTCTTGGTGAAATTGATGCACTATACACACCAACAGATAATACAGTAGCTTCAAGCTATACATTAGTAGGTAAGCTTTGTTTAGAAAAAAATATTCCTGTAATTGGTGCAGAAGACGCTGCGATTAGTAAGGGCGCTCTTGCAACATTAGGTATAGATTACTATGAATTAGGAAAAGAAGCAGGCTTTGAAGCTGCAGAAATATTTGAGGGAAAGAAGCCTTCAGAAATTGAAATAACAAAATTAAGTGAAATAAAAGTAGTTATAAATACAGATGTTGCAAAGAAATTGAATATTAAGATTCCATCAGATATAGAAGCTAATGCTGAAAAAGCAACAGGTGGTATTGTTGAATAG
- a CDS encoding nucleotide pyrophosphohydrolase, translating into MKETINRIRKFRNDRDWSQFHTPANLSKAISIEAGELLEEFLWDEENYNKEHVLEELADVMVYCIHMADSLGVDLEEIINSKMDKNEEKYPVEKAKGNSKKYTEL; encoded by the coding sequence ATGAAAGAAACAATAAATAGAATAAGAAAATTCCGAAATGACAGAGATTGGAGTCAATTCCACACTCCAGCCAATCTATCTAAAGCTATATCCATAGAAGCAGGAGAGCTTCTAGAAGAATTTTTATGGGATGAAGAAAACTATAATAAAGAACATGTTTTAGAAGAGTTGGCTGATGTTATGGTTTATTGTATACATATGGCTGATTCATTAGGAGTAGATTTAGAGGAAATTATAAATAGCAAAATGGATAAAAACGAAGAAAAATATCCAGTAGAAAAAGCTAAAGGTAACAGCAAGAAGTACACAGAATTATAA